A stretch of the Filimonas lacunae genome encodes the following:
- a CDS encoding hybrid sensor histidine kinase/response regulator transcription factor, protein MVKDREGFMWLGTWDGINRFDGHSFVTFKPGAADQYQLRNSRIGRIVEDQCDHLWIQAYDYQIYRFDKKTEQFLPLSTIIRHDTKRSIEFNNILYAGGGWVWLLTKNAGIFCISQASFSKEQVFQYHQEGAAEYHLPSDSIHFFNIDKDNRVWIGTQGGLVCLEPSTAGNYTISKTVATGITAGSNLTAYQEEKEYIYFGTAEGNLLVFDKKQRSFSSHHATTGRINALLCSKKQNVLYASSSLGEIITFHLSDQQVSKDTYHPVENLSSLYEDQAGGVWVEPEKSGAIRFDPLSHSFQLFSQHSDKVPDTDMNSRYFWLLEDPAGAVWVNMKGGGLAHINPASKTPEYTVTTSDGTSYPLPDNVTDHYYDKAGILWLTTNQGGVVKIVTQNNHFQQLLFTNPEHPNIAHEVRGMFCDTHNRLWLGMKRGNLVVTQNGIPVKGLFVNEPAGGLEGIYAIVQDSRGNIWMGAKGNGLFKATPLNQEQTKFQLTHFAAHKELPDSLPCNQIHTLLEDNNGRIWIGSLDNGLAWAEERDGKTKFTHLTTAVTNHSRGNFQNIRNMCADKDGNIWIATTSGLLVVDAHVQDALIHQYKVYNVIPGDMGSLGNNDIIFIYRDRQNRMWLATSGGGFCQAMGNKPLQDLRFRNYTTRDGMPNNYVLSCTEDADGNFWLATENGLSRFNPQTQVFRNYDSHDGLPTRAAFSEASVARQQTGRRLFFGTTMGYLSFDPSLINGGRVAANIAFTALQINNDEVGPKANDRLLKEDVNYVSELTLPYNQNSISIYYALLDHRGSGDQQGFAYRLNGFDTTWHNDWQVRKATYTNLPPGHYVFEVKALSADLYSNTPFKQLAITIHRPWWKTWWAYLLYAIVAGALTYVVWRYALAMMHLRNKVEVEQKLAALKMNFFTNVSHELRTPLTLIVSPLEQLSKQAQLSPELHAYLEVSRKNADRMVRFVNQLLDLRKVQSEKAVIHLSRVEIVDFVKKVSAYFTEAAKVKHIQLEVVADVNELFVTVDAEKLDVVIYNLIGNAIKFTPEQKFIKIYIQSIAEEQSFSIAVYDQGCGVPAEKLEAIFELFQEGDNVKNRALKGTGIGLALSREFILLHGGKIWAENNADGGLTVSVTLKTNADKQETANAGKVDTSMTAVGVPGQQQLLPAAVDNDALPGEEAALVLLVEDNDELRAFIKAQLSAHYRVETAHDGEEGLRKALHLLPDLIVSDIMMPNMDGIQMLDKIKHDVNTSHIPVVLLSARYSVESQIEGLRYGADYYITKPFHNDFLIASINNLLQQRRQLFEALMEKKKKVEFNPEPPVITNKDELFLKNLIQVVEANMDHPDFNIDTVAETMALSRTNFYKKFKSLTTLTPMEFVRDMRLQRAKQYLDTGEHNISEVAYLTGFSNPKYFSTCFKEKYQVSPSDYMKTKKA, encoded by the coding sequence ATGGTTAAAGACCGTGAAGGGTTTATGTGGCTGGGAACCTGGGATGGCATTAACCGTTTTGATGGTCACTCCTTTGTAACCTTTAAGCCTGGTGCTGCTGATCAATATCAATTAAGAAACAGCAGGATAGGGCGTATTGTAGAAGATCAGTGCGATCATTTATGGATACAGGCATATGATTACCAGATTTACCGGTTTGATAAGAAGACAGAACAATTTTTACCACTGTCTACTATCATCCGGCACGATACTAAACGTTCCATTGAATTTAATAACATTCTTTATGCCGGCGGTGGGTGGGTTTGGTTGCTCACTAAAAACGCCGGCATCTTTTGTATTTCCCAGGCTTCCTTTTCCAAAGAGCAGGTGTTTCAATATCATCAGGAAGGAGCAGCGGAATACCACTTACCTTCCGATAGCATTCACTTCTTTAATATAGATAAGGACAACCGTGTGTGGATTGGCACACAAGGTGGGCTTGTTTGTCTGGAACCATCCACTGCAGGTAACTATACCATTAGCAAAACAGTTGCTACAGGCATTACTGCCGGTAGCAACCTTACCGCTTACCAGGAAGAGAAAGAGTATATCTACTTTGGTACGGCAGAAGGCAACCTGCTGGTGTTTGATAAAAAGCAACGTTCGTTCAGCAGTCATCACGCTACCACAGGCCGCATTAATGCATTGCTTTGTTCCAAAAAGCAAAATGTGTTGTATGCCAGTTCTTCGCTGGGTGAAATCATCACCTTTCATCTCAGCGATCAGCAGGTGAGCAAAGACACCTATCATCCTGTAGAAAATCTTTCCTCCCTGTACGAAGATCAGGCAGGCGGTGTGTGGGTGGAGCCGGAAAAGTCAGGTGCTATCCGCTTTGATCCGCTGAGTCATTCCTTTCAATTGTTTTCACAGCATTCCGACAAGGTGCCTGATACCGATATGAACAGCCGGTATTTCTGGTTGCTGGAAGATCCGGCAGGCGCTGTATGGGTGAATATGAAAGGGGGCGGTCTGGCGCATATCAATCCTGCCAGCAAAACACCGGAGTATACGGTCACCACATCCGATGGTACCAGTTACCCGCTGCCAGACAATGTAACAGATCATTACTATGATAAGGCCGGCATCTTGTGGCTGACCACTAACCAGGGTGGTGTGGTGAAGATTGTTACACAGAATAATCATTTTCAGCAGCTGCTTTTTACCAACCCCGAACATCCGAATATTGCCCATGAGGTAAGGGGCATGTTTTGCGATACCCATAACCGTTTGTGGCTGGGAATGAAACGGGGCAACCTGGTAGTAACACAGAATGGCATACCTGTAAAAGGATTGTTTGTAAACGAACCTGCCGGCGGGTTAGAAGGCATTTATGCTATTGTGCAGGATAGCAGGGGCAACATCTGGATGGGCGCTAAAGGAAATGGACTGTTTAAAGCCACTCCCCTAAACCAGGAGCAAACGAAGTTTCAGCTCACTCATTTTGCCGCACATAAAGAATTACCAGACAGCCTGCCTTGTAATCAGATTCATACTTTGCTGGAAGACAATAACGGGCGTATATGGATTGGTTCGCTGGACAATGGTTTGGCATGGGCAGAGGAGCGGGACGGGAAAACAAAATTTACCCATCTTACCACCGCTGTTACCAATCATTCCCGGGGCAATTTTCAGAACATCCGGAATATGTGCGCGGATAAAGACGGGAATATCTGGATAGCTACTACCAGTGGTTTGCTGGTGGTGGATGCGCATGTGCAGGATGCACTTATTCATCAATACAAAGTGTATAACGTAATACCAGGCGATATGGGAAGTCTGGGTAATAATGATATTATTTTTATTTACCGTGACCGGCAAAACAGGATGTGGCTGGCAACATCCGGCGGTGGTTTTTGTCAGGCTATGGGCAACAAGCCTTTACAGGACCTGCGTTTTCGTAACTACACCACCCGGGATGGCATGCCTAACAATTATGTGCTGAGTTGTACGGAAGATGCGGATGGTAATTTCTGGCTGGCTACCGAAAATGGTCTTTCCAGGTTTAACCCACAAACCCAGGTTTTTAGAAATTACGATTCTCATGATGGCCTGCCCACACGGGCGGCGTTTTCAGAAGCATCTGTTGCCAGGCAGCAAACAGGCAGGCGTTTGTTTTTCGGTACTACTATGGGCTACCTGTCTTTCGATCCCAGCCTGATCAATGGAGGACGTGTGGCAGCCAACATCGCATTTACTGCCTTGCAGATCAATAACGATGAGGTAGGGCCTAAAGCGAATGACCGGTTGCTGAAAGAAGATGTGAATTATGTTTCGGAGCTGACGTTGCCTTATAATCAAAACAGCATCAGCATTTATTATGCACTGCTGGATCATCGTGGCAGTGGCGATCAGCAAGGCTTTGCGTATCGTTTAAATGGCTTTGATACTACCTGGCATAACGATTGGCAGGTGCGCAAGGCTACGTATACCAATCTTCCTCCGGGGCATTATGTATTTGAGGTGAAAGCGTTGAGCGCCGATCTGTATTCCAATACGCCTTTTAAACAGCTGGCCATTACTATTCACCGCCCCTGGTGGAAAACGTGGTGGGCTTATTTGTTATACGCTATTGTGGCCGGTGCGTTAACCTATGTTGTGTGGCGCTATGCGCTGGCAATGATGCACCTGCGTAACAAGGTGGAAGTAGAGCAAAAGCTGGCGGCATTGAAGATGAACTTTTTTACCAATGTATCGCACGAGTTAAGAACGCCGCTTACCTTGATTGTGAGTCCGCTGGAACAGCTGTCGAAACAGGCACAGCTTTCGCCGGAGTTGCATGCTTATCTGGAGGTGTCGCGAAAGAATGCAGACAGGATGGTACGTTTTGTGAACCAGTTGCTGGATCTGCGAAAAGTGCAAAGTGAAAAGGCGGTTATTCATTTGTCGAGAGTGGAGATTGTTGATTTTGTAAAAAAAGTAAGCGCGTATTTTACAGAAGCGGCGAAGGTTAAACATATTCAACTGGAAGTAGTTGCTGATGTGAACGAGCTTTTTGTTACGGTAGATGCAGAGAAGCTGGATGTGGTTATTTATAACCTCATTGGCAACGCTATCAAGTTTACTCCCGAACAAAAGTTTATCAAAATATATATTCAATCTATTGCCGAAGAGCAAAGCTTTTCTATTGCCGTTTACGACCAGGGATGTGGTGTGCCGGCAGAAAAGCTGGAGGCCATTTTTGAGCTTTTCCAGGAAGGCGACAATGTGAAAAACAGGGCATTGAAAGGCACAGGCATCGGGCTGGCGCTTTCCCGCGAATTCATACTGCTGCATGGTGGAAAGATATGGGCAGAGAATAATGCGGATGGGGGATTGACCGTGAGTGTAACATTGAAAACCAATGCTGATAAACAGGAAACTGCCAATGCGGGTAAGGTGGATACTTCTATGACAGCAGTTGGGGTACCTGGTCAACAGCAACTACTGCCGGCAGCTGTAGATAACGATGCATTACCCGGTGAGGAAGCTGCTTTGGTGTTGCTGGTAGAAGATAATGACGAGTTGCGTGCTTTTATCAAAGCACAACTGAGTGCGCATTACCGGGTAGAAACAGCGCATGATGGGGAAGAAGGCTTGCGGAAAGCGCTTCACCTGCTACCTGACTTAATTGTAAGTGATATTATGATGCCTAACATGGATGGCATTCAAATGCTGGATAAAATAAAGCATGATGTCAACACCAGTCATATTCCCGTAGTATTGTTATCTGCCAGGTATTCTGTAGAAAGCCAGATTGAAGGGCTGCGGTATGGCGCTGATTACTATATCACTAAACCTTTCCACAACGATTTCTTAATTGCTTCCATCAACAACCTGCTGCAACAACGCAGGCAATTATTTGAAGCATTGATGGAGAAAAAGAAAAAGGTGGAGTTTAACCCGGAGCCGCCTGTAATTACCAATAAGGATGAACTCTTTTTGAAAAACCTGATACAGGTGGTAGAAGCGAACATGGATCACCCGGATTTCAATATTGATACCGTAGCAGAAACCATGGCGCTTAGCCGTACCAACTTCTACAAGAAATTTAAAAGCCTGACCACTTTAACACCCATGGAGTTTGTACGGGACATGCGGTTACAACGTGCTAAGCAATACCTCGATACCGGTGAACATAATATTTCAGAGGTGGCTTATTTAACCGGGTTTAGTAATCCGAAGTATTTCAGTACTTGTTTCAAAGAGAAGTACCAAGTATCGCCTTCTGATTATATGAAAACGAAAAAGGCATAA
- a CDS encoding RagB/SusD family nutrient uptake outer membrane protein encodes MKKIYILTTVAFAALSLASCKKFLDQPSINKYDSETIFESVGRAEMVVVGAYSQTFNREMYYQLGMGTDECMSTEGTTNSKNQVANYVYTPSISPTSTYTAMYASIEYVNVAIKGLQGMTVADADKTKWNMLLGEAYAIRAMNYLNLVRYFGDVPYSTLPVGETNQFTSSRVSRDTIYDGCVSDLQKAVELLPWKSAGLVPTTERFTKNAALGMLARVALYAAGYSLRWDLNTYAASSCKIAQRSDVGRIKELYGIAADACQKAMGSGENALLPKFETVFRNLVTGKYDNECMLLFGQWGTSSNGSVTGYTNGIYSHVNSMYAKAQPAMAVTPTYWFDFGEGDQRRDVTICNYLINSDNGRDMNAYSSNTIGKYRVNWMATTGTGTDKRDIDWPVLRYSDVLLMYAEALNEYNNGPTAEAKAAFEEVRKRGYGGDASKIGTTPSDYAGFRNAIILERKLEFGFESLRRTDLARWGILYETLTQTKQNLNDMANVTGAYANIDRYRVYKRDKATSFQDPVVSVPYTGYNVLSPEDSTTLAQAGNVVLRMHSGGNVTLFSQGALEANNALIQNLFRGLEREKVEILPLATSLIDINPGLAGQQHPKY; translated from the coding sequence ATGAAGAAGATATATATCCTGACAACAGTCGCTTTTGCAGCGCTATCGCTGGCTTCGTGCAAAAAGTTCCTGGATCAGCCATCCATCAACAAATACGACAGTGAAACGATTTTTGAATCAGTTGGCCGTGCAGAAATGGTGGTGGTAGGCGCCTACTCACAAACCTTTAACCGCGAAATGTATTACCAGCTGGGCATGGGAACAGATGAGTGTATGAGCACAGAAGGAACCACCAACAGTAAAAATCAGGTGGCTAACTATGTGTATACTCCTTCTATTTCACCCACCTCTACTTACACGGCTATGTATGCAAGCATAGAATATGTAAACGTGGCTATCAAGGGATTGCAGGGCATGACTGTTGCTGATGCGGATAAAACAAAATGGAATATGTTGCTGGGTGAAGCATATGCTATCAGAGCTATGAACTATCTGAACCTGGTACGTTATTTTGGTGATGTGCCCTACAGCACACTGCCGGTGGGAGAAACCAACCAGTTTACTTCATCACGTGTAAGCCGTGATACCATTTACGATGGATGTGTGAGTGATTTACAGAAGGCGGTGGAATTGCTGCCCTGGAAAAGTGCCGGTTTGGTGCCTACCACAGAACGTTTTACTAAAAATGCAGCTTTGGGCATGCTGGCGCGTGTAGCGCTGTATGCAGCTGGCTATTCACTGCGTTGGGATTTGAACACCTATGCAGCGTCTTCGTGCAAAATTGCACAGCGTAGTGATGTGGGACGTATCAAAGAATTGTATGGTATTGCTGCTGATGCCTGTCAAAAGGCAATGGGCAGCGGTGAAAACGCCTTACTGCCTAAGTTTGAAACGGTATTCCGCAACCTGGTTACCGGTAAGTATGATAATGAATGTATGTTACTGTTTGGCCAGTGGGGCACCAGCAGCAATGGTTCTGTAACCGGTTATACCAACGGTATATACTCGCACGTAAACAGCATGTATGCAAAAGCACAACCTGCCATGGCGGTTACACCTACCTATTGGTTTGATTTTGGAGAAGGCGATCAGCGCCGTGACGTTACCATCTGTAACTACTTAATTAACTCCGATAACGGCAGGGACATGAATGCTTATTCCAGCAACACCATTGGCAAGTACAGGGTGAACTGGATGGCCACTACCGGTACTGGTACAGACAAACGCGATATTGACTGGCCTGTACTGCGCTACTCAGATGTGTTGCTTATGTATGCCGAAGCGTTGAATGAATATAACAACGGACCTACTGCCGAAGCCAAAGCGGCTTTTGAGGAGGTGCGTAAACGCGGATATGGCGGTGATGCTTCTAAAATAGGCACTACTCCTTCTGATTACGCCGGGTTCCGCAATGCGATTATCCTGGAGCGTAAACTGGAATTTGGTTTTGAATCGCTCCGTCGTACCGATCTGGCACGTTGGGGCATTCTGTATGAAACCCTTACGCAAACCAAACAGAACCTGAACGATATGGCCAATGTAACCGGTGCTTATGCTAATATTGACCGTTACAGGGTATACAAACGCGATAAAGCTACCAGCTTCCAGGATCCTGTTGTTTCTGTGCCTTACACTGGCTACAATGTGCTTAGTCCGGAAGATTCTACTACACTGGCTCAGGCTGGTAACGTAGTGCTTCGCATGCATAGCGGTGGTAACGTAACCTTGTTCTCACAAGGCGCACTGGAAGCTAACAATGCACTGATTCAAAATTTATTCCGTGGATTGGAGCGTGAAAAGGTAGAGATACTGCCATTGGCTACTTCTCTTATCGATATCAACCCTGGTTTAGCAGGCCAGCAGCATCCGAAATATTAA
- a CDS encoding ribonucleoside-diphosphate reductase subunit alpha, whose protein sequence is MEIPVLDQLPGVKEKYEHEKLWWKNSESEQILNRGYLLKGETVEGAIDRICTAAAQRLYKPELKEAFVEMVERGWMSLSSPIWANMGTERGLPISCFNVHVPDNIEGITHKLGEVIMQTKIGGGTSAYFGSLRERGSAVSDNGKSSGAVSFMKLFDTAMDTISQGGVRRGAFAGYMDIDHADIEEFLAIKDIGHPIQNLFFGVCVPDYWMQDMIDGDMKKRQIWAKVLESRQQKGLPYIFFTDNINRNKPQVYKDNNLTIHASNLCSEIALPSSEDESFICCLSSMNLELYDEWKDTDAVKLAVFFLDAVLQEFIVKTEDNYYLANANRFAKRHRALGLGVLGWHSYLQKNMVPFEGLQAKQLTSRIFKDISDKAEKATKELAWIYGEPELLKGYGRRNTTLMAIAPTTSSSAILGQTSPGIEPFSSNYYKAGLSKGNFMRKNKYLKALLEERGIDNEDTWRDIMLNHGSVQHIAELSENEKEVFKTFKEISQLEIIQQASIRQQYIDQAQSLNLNIPSNLPVKDVNRLLIEAWKLGVKTLYYQRSQSVSKEMVTNLVNCKSCEA, encoded by the coding sequence ATGGAAATACCCGTATTAGATCAGCTTCCCGGAGTAAAAGAAAAGTACGAACACGAAAAGCTCTGGTGGAAGAATTCGGAGAGTGAGCAAATATTGAACAGAGGTTATTTGCTGAAAGGTGAAACGGTAGAGGGAGCCATTGACAGAATTTGTACGGCTGCTGCACAGCGCCTGTACAAGCCTGAACTGAAAGAGGCTTTTGTGGAGATGGTGGAAAGAGGATGGATGAGCTTAAGCTCACCTATCTGGGCTAACATGGGTACCGAACGTGGTTTACCTATTTCTTGTTTTAACGTACACGTTCCTGATAATATTGAGGGAATTACGCATAAGTTGGGTGAAGTGATCATGCAAACTAAAATAGGTGGTGGTACCTCTGCTTATTTTGGATCATTGCGTGAGCGGGGCAGTGCGGTAAGCGACAACGGTAAAAGCAGTGGCGCTGTAAGCTTTATGAAGCTGTTTGATACGGCTATGGACACTATTTCGCAAGGAGGTGTTCGCCGTGGCGCTTTTGCGGGTTACATGGATATTGATCATGCAGATATAGAAGAATTCCTGGCTATTAAAGATATTGGCCATCCTATTCAAAACCTGTTCTTTGGCGTTTGTGTGCCGGATTACTGGATGCAGGATATGATTGATGGGGATATGAAGAAAAGGCAGATCTGGGCTAAAGTGCTGGAAAGCCGTCAGCAAAAAGGATTGCCGTATATCTTCTTTACCGACAATATCAACCGTAATAAGCCACAGGTTTATAAAGACAATAACCTTACTATTCATGCGAGCAACCTGTGTTCAGAGATTGCCTTGCCTTCTTCTGAAGACGAATCATTTATCTGTTGCCTGAGTTCTATGAACCTGGAGCTGTATGATGAATGGAAAGATACTGATGCCGTAAAACTGGCGGTGTTTTTCCTGGATGCGGTGCTGCAGGAGTTTATTGTAAAAACAGAAGACAACTATTACCTGGCCAATGCCAACCGTTTTGCTAAAAGACACCGTGCTTTAGGTTTAGGTGTGTTAGGCTGGCATTCTTACCTGCAAAAGAACATGGTGCCTTTTGAAGGTTTACAGGCTAAGCAACTGACTTCCAGAATATTTAAAGACATCTCTGATAAAGCAGAAAAAGCTACCAAAGAACTGGCCTGGATTTATGGCGAGCCGGAACTGTTAAAAGGCTATGGTCGTAGAAATACTACTTTGATGGCTATTGCACCTACCACTTCGTCTTCTGCTATCCTGGGACAAACCTCTCCTGGTATTGAGCCGTTTAGCAGCAACTACTACAAAGCCGGTTTAAGCAAGGGTAACTTTATGCGTAAGAATAAATACCTGAAAGCATTGCTGGAAGAGCGTGGTATTGACAATGAAGATACCTGGAGGGATATCATGTTAAACCATGGTAGTGTACAGCATATTGCAGAGCTGTCAGAGAACGAAAAAGAAGTGTTTAAAACCTTTAAGGAAATAAGCCAGCTGGAAATTATTCAGCAAGCTTCTATCCGCCAACAATATATTGATCAGGCACAAAGTTTAAACCTGAATATCCCCAGCAATTTACCGGTGAAGGATGTGAACAGGTTATTGATCGAAGCCTGGAAATTAGGTGTTAAAACGCTGTATTACCAACGTAGCCAGAGCGTGAGCAAGGAAATGGTTACCAACCTGGTAAACTGTAAAAGCTGCGAAGCGTAA
- a CDS encoding ribonucleotide-diphosphate reductase subunit beta, with amino-acid sequence MGIFDKRLQYKPFEYPEVLQFTEAINKSFWVHAEVDFTADTQDFHSHLDDQERNAVKNSLLAIAQIEVAVKSFWGNLYQHLPKPEMNGLGSTFAECEFRHSEAYSRLLEVLGYNNEFEKLLDIPVIRERIDYLSNALSNAKSTDKQEYTISLILFSILIENVSLFSQFAIILSFTRFKGLMKNVSNIIAWTSVDEQIHANAGIYLINKIREEYPDIFNEETNKKITELVKTSIEIESKIIDWIFGKGDIDIINRQDLLNFMKYRADDSLRKINMPAIFNITAEEYKPMVWFEEEVFANSLDDFFAKRPVDYTKHDKSISALDLF; translated from the coding sequence ATGGGCATTTTTGATAAAAGGTTGCAGTATAAGCCATTTGAATACCCTGAGGTGTTGCAGTTTACAGAAGCGATCAATAAGTCGTTTTGGGTGCATGCGGAGGTGGATTTTACGGCTGATACACAGGATTTTCATTCTCACCTGGACGATCAGGAGAGAAATGCTGTCAAGAACAGTCTGCTGGCTATTGCACAGATTGAGGTGGCGGTGAAATCGTTCTGGGGTAACCTGTATCAACATTTGCCAAAGCCGGAAATGAACGGCCTGGGTTCTACTTTTGCAGAGTGTGAATTCCGCCATTCCGAGGCTTATTCCCGCCTGTTAGAGGTGTTAGGATATAACAATGAGTTTGAAAAATTGCTGGACATTCCCGTGATCAGGGAGCGTATTGATTACCTGTCCAATGCATTAAGCAACGCTAAATCAACCGATAAGCAGGAATATACCATTTCCCTCATTTTATTCTCTATCCTGATTGAGAACGTGAGTTTGTTTAGTCAGTTTGCCATTATATTGTCGTTTACCCGTTTCAAGGGTTTAATGAAGAATGTAAGTAATATCATTGCCTGGACTTCGGTAGATGAGCAAATTCATGCGAATGCGGGTATTTACCTGATCAACAAAATAAGGGAAGAGTATCCTGACATTTTTAACGAAGAAACCAATAAGAAGATCACTGAACTGGTAAAAACTTCTATTGAAATAGAAAGTAAAATCATTGACTGGATATTTGGCAAGGGGGATATTGATATTATCAATAGACAAGACCTGCTGAATTTTATGAAATACCGGGCTGATGACAGCCTGCGTAAGATTAATATGCCTGCTATTTTCAACATCACAGCTGAAGAATACAAGCCTATGGTGTGGTTTGAAGAAGAGGTTTTTGCCAATAGCCTGGACGATTTCTTTGCAAAGCGTCCGGTAGATTATACCAAGCACGATAAGAGTATCTCAGCCCTGGACTTATTTTAG
- a CDS encoding glycoside hydrolase family 28 protein, with the protein MRKNRLLVLCALGVITGTDAVAKMQKDMVTTVACYTATSRYVITDYGAIGDSKTLNTTFIQAAIDACANNGGGTLVLPKGIFMSGSLFLKPGVNIEFLEGAVLKGSTDINDYPKINTRIEGHFEPWRAALINGDSVHHLRITGPGTLDGSGAPFWKEFYDRRNADKGTTNLNVERPRLTFLQNSTDIHISGVTYLNSGFWNLHMYRCQHVVVEYCRFQAPSGPKPYHHAPSSDGMDVDCSQDIAIRHCFFSVGDDCIALKGSKGPLAMEDKGGSPVERIEISDCIFEAGGGIVTFGSEATIVRNVVVQRCTTLGPTVLRLKLRPDTPQQYENITMNDITMIDAHDIFKVSPWTQYFDLKGQPAPRALVRNIKISNVHGSGASLGQITGHEQAAIKDILVQDVDVQFKTTDMQVGDVQNLRFKNVKVNGKALTAPAPKTSVAKTNQ; encoded by the coding sequence ATGAGAAAGAACCGATTGCTTGTATTATGTGCATTAGGTGTGATAACAGGAACAGACGCGGTGGCGAAAATGCAAAAAGATATGGTTACTACAGTGGCATGCTATACAGCAACAAGCCGCTATGTAATTACGGATTATGGTGCTATAGGTGACAGTAAAACACTGAATACCACCTTTATACAGGCTGCTATTGATGCCTGTGCCAACAATGGCGGCGGAACGCTGGTATTGCCCAAAGGCATATTTATGAGCGGTTCGTTATTTCTGAAACCCGGGGTGAATATAGAATTTCTGGAAGGGGCGGTATTAAAGGGCTCTACAGATATTAACGATTATCCCAAAATCAACACCCGTATTGAGGGCCATTTTGAACCCTGGAGGGCTGCCTTGATCAATGGCGACAGCGTGCATCATTTACGCATTACCGGACCCGGAACACTGGACGGTAGCGGTGCACCTTTCTGGAAAGAGTTTTATGACAGACGCAATGCAGATAAAGGAACTACCAATTTAAATGTAGAACGTCCCCGGCTTACTTTTCTCCAAAACTCGACAGACATCCACATCAGTGGAGTTACCTATCTGAATTCGGGTTTCTGGAATTTACATATGTACCGTTGCCAGCATGTAGTGGTGGAATACTGCCGTTTTCAGGCACCCTCTGGTCCTAAGCCTTATCATCATGCACCCAGTTCGGATGGCATGGATGTAGACTGCTCGCAGGATATTGCTATTCGCCATTGTTTCTTTTCAGTAGGGGATGATTGTATTGCCCTGAAAGGATCGAAAGGGCCTTTAGCGATGGAAGATAAAGGCGGTTCGCCTGTGGAAAGAATAGAGATCAGTGACTGTATATTTGAAGCAGGTGGCGGGATTGTTACGTTTGGAAGCGAAGCCACTATTGTGCGTAATGTAGTTGTGCAACGCTGTACCACACTGGGCCCTACGGTTTTGCGTTTAAAGCTTCGTCCCGATACGCCGCAGCAGTACGAGAATATTACGATGAATGATATTACCATGATAGATGCCCATGATATTTTCAAGGTATCGCCCTGGACACAATATTTTGATTTGAAGGGACAACCGGCGCCCAGGGCTTTGGTACGAAATATAAAAATTTCCAATGTACATGGTTCCGGTGCTTCGCTGGGGCAGATTACCGGTCATGAGCAGGCAGCAATTAAAGATATACTGGTGCAGGATGTGGATGTGCAATTTAAAACCACAGATATGCAGGTAGGAGATGTACAGAACCTGCGGTTTAAAAACGTGAAAGTAAATGGTAAAGCGCTTACTGCACCAGCGCCTAAGACATCCGTAGCAAAAACGAATCAATAA
- a CDS encoding YhcH/YjgK/YiaL family protein, protein MILDSLSNAQRYYCLGPKFVKAFQYLEQTDFSTLAKGKYEIDGTDIFAIVNEYDTIDVTGEQMEAHKKYIDIQYMVTGEELIGHDFLQQQTPSKAYDEEKDFMLFGEKPSFFTRLAQNHFAVFFPTDLHMPNLRVAEAIPVKKIVMKVSVS, encoded by the coding sequence ATGATACTCGACTCTTTATCAAACGCACAACGTTATTATTGCCTGGGCCCCAAATTTGTAAAAGCCTTCCAATACCTGGAACAAACCGATTTTTCGACCCTGGCCAAAGGCAAATACGAAATTGACGGTACTGACATTTTTGCTATCGTGAATGAATATGATACCATTGACGTAACCGGCGAACAGATGGAAGCACACAAAAAGTACATCGACATCCAGTATATGGTAACTGGGGAAGAATTAATAGGCCACGATTTTCTGCAACAGCAAACGCCTTCCAAAGCCTACGATGAAGAAAAAGACTTTATGCTGTTTGGAGAAAAGCCCTCTTTCTTCACCCGCCTGGCTCAAAACCATTTTGCCGTGTTCTTCCCTACCGATTTGCATATGCCTAACCTGAGAGTGGCAGAAGCTATTCCGGTGAAAAAGATTGTGATGAAAGTGAGTGTATCTTAA